The Nicotiana tabacum cultivar K326 chromosome 5, ASM71507v2, whole genome shotgun sequence sequence AGCATTTCAAATACTGGTTCGTCTAATTCGTCTAAACCCTATAACTTTTGCTCAAACTCTGTATTTCTcttaaaaaattattgaattacacataaattattaatttataacCCAGTGACTTAAAAGAATTAAAATAGTGAACTCATAAATTTCAAATTCTGGCTCCGGCTCTGTATCTGATATGTCCACAGTCCATATATCCACCCTCATTTCGGTTAAAATAACATTTCTAAGATTATGGACAGATTCCAAGGGGGAGAAGGACTGAGTTCCTTGATTTTCCACCTTAACTTTAACTTTCATTCAACCCAAATGAAACCTTGAAGTTCTTGGATTGCTTACTTGAAAAGCAGGACTCCTCATTTTCAACACGTTGTTTTATTCATCTTCGCAAGGCTTagaattattttatatatttctgTACATAAcagtaacaacaataataatatcaacaacATATAATATCAACAACATACCAAGTGTATTCACACAGGTGGgcctggggagggtaatgtgtacactGACCTTACATCTGCCTTGTGGAGATAAAAAGATTGTTTCGGATAGACCCTTAACTTAAGAAACGATATTTCAAAGCAGGTTTGAACAAGAAAAAAAGCAGGTTTGAACAAGAAAAACAGTAGTGAAGAAGTCATGtcgaaaataatgaaaataagaatagTAACAACAGCAAAATAACAAATCAGCAAAATACATAAAAGGAAAAACATTTATACTTGGCTACTCAAAATTATAACTTCAATTGGATCCACTCCAAGAATTTATCATGCTTCCAATGTTAGCCCTGCTGCTAAGATTCTCCTTTGGCTAAACAGTTCATAGTTTTTCATTATCCAATCTGAATGCAGCCGTAGcgatccacaatcatcaataatcaGATAAATCATTAACCTCGAGCGAAAGATTTGAAGAGACTCGAGAATGAGGATTAAGCAAATATCAGATAATACCTACACACGGCATTTCAACCCAAATATTTGTATAAACAGTCCAAGTCCTTGAAAATGATAAGTACAGAAAGGGTGAAACAAGACTAGCACATTTCTTTTCCCAATTATGCTGTAGGGTAAATATTTTCCGCATTTTCTTGATTTTGAGAACAAGACAACTCAGAGGTAGAGAGCGGAATCACACTTATGTACCCAATGGCTAAAAAACTATTTGGTTTACTAAATTAACAATTTGAAACTTTTGGTTAACCAGGTGAAGCCGCCTCTTCTTGTCACTGGCAAGCCAATTGTCTAAAGGGAACCCCACAAACAATGAAGATATGATATAGAAGAATCTGATCGAGTACTTAATTATGATGAATGAAAGAGCGACCAGCATAAACTTTACTCATTCCCCAAGTTGAGTGACCCATCCTTCATTAGCTTCACACTTAGACTATTAAATCTCCCCCTTGAATAATGTCGAGAAGCCTTTCTCCAATCTGTCCCAGTTCTCATCATGGCTACAAATTCTTCATAGCTAATGCAGCCATCCTGAATTCATCAAAAAGAGAAGATAAGGAAGATATGATCCTACTATAAATTCAAGTTCAGTTGTAGAAAAGTGTCTGCAGTCTGTTCACCTTGTCCGTATCAACCTCCTGTAAAATGTCATTCACAATGTTGGTGCAGTCACTTGCCCCATCCTCCATCAGTGCATCTTGAAGCTCATGTGGTTCAATATATCCATTGCCATCCTTATCAAAGTAGGAGAAAGCCTTGTGCAAATGTTCATCATTTGCCATCCTTTGAAGATGGAGAGAAACGGCAATAAATTCCCCATAGTCCAGGGTCCCCTTGCCGTTGGTATCAATCTGTTAGAACAAAGTAATCCCATAAGCATTTACGGCTTTGTCATttaacttcttatcatttttccTTTCGCTTTCAGCTTTTTTTACTCTACTATTTCTTTTAAAGATAAAGAGCAGGGATTTAACATGTAAGTATTTTGACCTGAGCTTCATTTCAGTGATAAAAAGTTAAGAACTATAATAATTAGCTAAGAAGACAGCACACATAAATCACGTTAAGGACTAAACACTGACCAGTAAATGTGATATTACCACTTTAGCAGTGTATAAGGGGAACATCTTAATTGagtatcaaaacaaaataacagAGCAAACATCGAACTAGCATCTAAATTTTGTTGGCCTTAAGCACTAACAGGGGTCGCACTCTGGGAAACCTAGTTGAGAAAACTTAAATAAATGACACAAGCCTGCTGATGACTATGAGGGGAAGAGAGCAATTTAAAAGTGCAAAGCAGATTAAGCAAGAGCAGAAACATGGAGAATCCTGCATTTCctccaaaaatgaaaaacaaaatttaGGAGAAAGGAAATTAGCCGTTTTTTTAATTATAGGTAAACCTAAGTCTAGATCCTCTACTACTCTAGTAAAATTAGTTAACTTGTTCTTTTGAAGAGATAAATAAATACATTATCCACATGAAGATATATATGTAAGAAGCTCAATATCAAGAGGAAGAATACATATTTCGATTGACAAAGTAGGAAGAGTACATAATTCTGCCACTTAGTTTTCTATTTGGCCTTCCCTAGTTTTAACTTCTGATCTACCTTTTGCTCAAACAAGTGAGAAAACCACATTCATCTACTTATTTAGCAGGTTTAATTGGCACTAAAACAAGAAGGTAGCTCAAGCAGATTATAGTCTTAAACAAAATTATTGGAATGCGAATGGCAACTTGACATATAACAGATCTTAAATCATGTCAAGATCATAACTGAAGCAGATACTATCAGCCCCGCAGTACCACAGATGTTGCTTCAATATGATAATAGCAGACTCTAAGCAGCATGTAAATGTTAGCCCACAGCAAAAGTGGGAAAGTGAGACTCATTCGATAAGGAATATGAAGGAAGACTCACTGCTTGAATAAGCATCTGTATTTCAGATTCTGCCAGCTgtgaattgaatttttgaagCCCGGCTTTTAGTTCCTCAACTGAAACAATACCGTTATTATCAGTATCTATCTTGCTAAACATTTCTTTGAGGTCTTCAACTTCTTCATTAGACAAGAAATCAGCAATCACCTGCATGTGGAGGAGCATCTTTTAATGCTTCCAGAAGCATGCAAGTTAAATACAGTTCAAAATGCGTCAGATTAAAGAACTAACCCTCAGAGCTTTCCTCTTAAACCTATTCATCATTGAAAACTGCTTAAGTCTTGATTTGACAACATCTCCAAGAGGAACATTAGGAGCCTTCTTAGCATTTTGAAGCCAAGGATGTTCTACAAGAAAGACACTTCATTAGCAAAACACATGAAGCATCACAGTCATATACTAGTGTTACATTAAAAGTCCACTGATTGGGAATCTCAACAATCAGAACTACCGAAGATAAACATATATCACAAGAATTTCAGCAGATCCCAATTAAAGTAACTTGAAAGATGAATATGGATTGCCActgttttctttccatttttttaaTCTACTTTGTATCATATTCAGTTATATCTACCTTTTTTTTAACTAGTTCTCAAAATTTACATTACTgctctatttcctttttcttttccgcatCATCCCAAATTTCACAGGTTGCTTGAGTTGCAAAGAACATTGCTTTTCCAACTTTATAAACGTCATTGAGATAGAATATAATGGGGAGCAAGAGTATGCAAACCAGGAACTTATGGTGAAACTCATAATAGTTTCAAATAAACATTTAGATATTAAATAAATGTATAAGAAGTATAGGCCTTATAAAACACAATTATCGATCTCGCCCTGTGGTTTCCATTGTTAGATTTCACCACTAGGTGGATCTCCTGCCACAAAAGCTGAGCCCTCCAATTGGCAGGGTACTTAGTTGGATATTTTGGCAAGTTATCAAACTGCATTGCATGTTTGCCTGCACAACTTTAAGCATATCTAGAGCAGATTGATCTCCAACTGAGCTACTTAGAAGGTGTGCCCTGTGGAAGGCAAGGGTTTTCTCAAAGAACATACTCACCACTGTGActtcatccaaaaaaaaaaaaaatcacatgtGAAACTCAACTTACCAAGTACTTGTTTAGCAGTTAGTCGAAGCTTTGGATCTGGCTCCAACATTTGTTGTACAAGATTTGTAGCAGTCTCTGAAATACTCGGCCAGGGTTCACGCTTGAAATCTATTGCTCCACGTAAGATGGCCTGAGCAACACCTTGTTCAGATTCTGTATCAAAAGAGAGACTTTATCAAATGCGAGTAGTTTATATGTGAGATCATACAGATGAACAAGAAGAGGGAGGGGGAAGGTTCAAGTTCGCGAATTTACCAGCCCAAAAGGGAGGAACTCCAcataacaaaatatacataatgaCTCCTGCACTCCATATATCTATTTCTGGTCCATAGTTTCGCCTGAGCACCTCCGGAGCCATATAATAAGGGCTTCCAACAATTTCAGAAAACCTCTCAcctaaacacaaccacaaaaCTTTCGAGAATTAAACATGATTAATGTGTTATAAAAAAGATTGATGTGCTATATGAGATTAAATATAACAATTTTCCATATGCATCAATGTTAGCTTTTGTGCATCTATGACATGTTACATACATGGCAAAACATGTCCCTGCCAATCCTACAATGGCGTTCTCTAACCATTTATTCATATTCGATCATCATTGAAGGCTACATGGAACCATAAAACAGAACAAGACACAGGACAACGAACCATAATATCTTTTcctttgttaattattttcaaTTGTTTGTCACATCTCATAAAACTGCAGTTCCATCAATTCCACAAGGATACATTGGAATTACTTGACCACAACATATTAAGACAGTTAGTAAGCATCACAATCATGCCAGAACTGGATGCAGTTCTCATTTGCAACTCCTAAAGATCACTTCTTAGATCATACATCACAGACATATATTGCGGTTAGAGATACACATGAACATGTCCTTTGCGTTATTCAGGGGTTATAATGAAGAATAATGAAAGTCAAATGAGAGTTTTACAATCCTGCTCTTAGTCAACAGTTACTTCTAAAAATGCCTCGGACAATGATTACATAGGCTTCTATACTCTATTTTGGTACTAGCTACGATAAACTTCAAGCATCATTATATAACATTTGAATATTTATTAACAGATTATGTTACTCAAATAAAAATAGCTAGCACACAATTCTTCAATAAATTTACACAGAGGCCTAATGTATGCAGGCTAAAGTTATTTTGATGTTCTGTACAGCCATTGCAACAAGCACTCACATCGATGAAGCACCTTGCTAGCTAGACCTTAAATCAGATCATATACAATCTTCCACAGACAACATCAGGCACACTCAAGTTATGAATAGCTAGATGATAATCTTTTCAGATAAGTTGAAAGAAGGGGCTTACTTTTTGGCTTTTAAAAAAAAGTTGATAGAAGGGGCTTAGGGAGTGCAGGTTAACATGAATTCGATTGTTCCATACTGTCATTGCATCAAGCAGTCAGATGAATGGAACTCCTAGATAGAAATATATTGAAAATCAGAAGATGTTTGAAGCGCGGTGAGCTTAAAGatcaaaatatatatttgaagTCCAACGAACCTAATGATTTCATAATGATATAATCAATTGCAAGCCTCAAAAGTTATATTAAGAAACAAAAACTTGGTTCATCGCAATAAACATGTCCAGACAACAAGCAGTGCTTCTTTGTTTGTAAAATTTAAAAATCAGTGCTTCTTTGTTTATAAAACTTAACCCCTTTGCTGCTAATTCCACTAACATCAAAATCATTACTATTGTCTTTGTTCATTTAATCATAAAACTCAATCAAACCTCAGTGGATTTGGCATATAGTAACATGAAAGATGCATGCATAACATCCTCTTTATCCACTGTCTGAAGTACCACTCCAAAAAAGTATCCGAAATAAATTTATCACGTGATTCTTCCCAGcatagaaaagaaaaacattaCTGATAAGACAAAATCTTGAAGAACAATACCACTTTAGTGTACAAAGAATATCTCCTAATGTTTATTTATGAAACACCAATTAAAGTTTTCTTTTTTATACCTGGCTGGAAGAATATGGACAAACCAAAATCAATAGCCTTAAGTGGCGAATTCTCCTTTTTATTAGCAAACAAAAAGTTCTCAGGTTTCAAGTCTCGATGAATCACACCATTCTTATGACAAAGCTGCACCACTTCCACAACCGTCCGCATGACAGCCGCAGCAGCACGCTCCGTGTAATGCCCCCTTGCCACTATCCTATCAAACAGCTCGCCGCCTTCGCACAACTCCATAACCAAATGCACCGCATTCTCATCCTCACAAGCTTCCTTAAATCTCACAATGCTGGAATCTAACGGCAAATGCTTCATTATAGCCACTTCTCGCCTTACATCCTCTATATCAACAGATGTTCTAAGTTTTCGCTTCGAAATCGACTTGCAAGCCAAAATTTCACTGCTGTTACGATCGGTACAGAGGTAGGTTATTCCGAATTCACCTCTTCCTAATTCTCTATCAACTAAGTATATTTCCTCGATATTCGATTTCTTTACGTCGGCTAGTACGGTGATTGGTTTTTGGTTTTTTCCGGCGCCGGAGTTTTCTTTCCGGCGGTGATCGTGGCCGGAGTAGTTTGATGATTTTACGTCTTCTGTCGCTACTGCTGCCGGAGATATGCAGCAATTCCCCATTTCTGTAGAGCTATAACTTAGCTAGGGTTTCACATGATTGAAGTGCGAAACCGTAGCTATAACAGAGGAGAATAGCAAAATGTGAATGCATCAGTGAGCTCACAGTTATGTGGAGAAGAAAGGAAGGTTCGAGGTGGAGGGGTGGGACTGCAATTAGTGATGCGTATGGTGTCGTTTTGGTGTTTTTGTAATGGGAAATGTATTTTTTTGACAAAATTACATGATAATGCATTCCGTCAGTTGAACTTATATTATTTTAGATCACTTACGAGTTTATAAATGTGTAGCCAAATATCAATAAGCTTAGATCtgaattttttttccagtttttttatGCTGTATATTTTCAAGGGTGAAATATTTCCATTCTTCTTTTTCCTCAAGTTTCTACACACCTATCACAACTATAAACGGACACAAGAAATCTAGAATCTCATCTTCTTTAATGCTAATATTGTTagattttgaatataattttgtgagaaatttgaagTGAGTATTGTTTGAACTTATTATAATTAGTCTAAATAGACTGTATACAAATTACAaagtttgaagtcatttaatggagatttgacATAGTTTTAATCAAGAATTGTAAGTGAAAATCGTACAAAAAGTTCGTCAGAGATGcttatacatttttatacaatattatacacttttatacaaagaggtatattatatatatagttgtataaaaatgtataaaGATGTATAAGCACACTAGTGAAAATATTAGTGATACACCAtgtataagaagaagaagaagaagaagaagaagaagaagaagaagaaatgtgAGAAATCCACCAATTACCTGTAAATAATGTATCAAGCTTGTATAAAATAATGTATAAGAGGTATTTATACACCATTATACATtacttatacactattatacaaatGAATCCTATTAATGGAGCTTCAagggttcttctttttctttgggcATCTTCTGAAATTCAAGCCGGCGCCGGCCTCGTTGAGTAGCGGCCCAGGTAGTTCGTTTTTCCTATCTCTTATACTCTCTCTTTCTTCTATCCCCATTTCTCTCGCacctctctcttctcttctcccCTCCCCCTTCTCTCTGTCAACCCTAGTTCTCTCCGCCGGCGACAGCTCTTGCCCCCCTTTACGCCTCGCCCTTGCCCTCCTCCCTCCTTCTTCTCTCTTTCCCccatttttcctcttcttctccttgCGGCTGTTTTGGGGTCTTGTCAACGGCTGCCTTTGCCAGTACCTACTCTGGCGTCGTGTAAGTGGGTAGCCAGGGCTGCCAGGTTAGTGGGTCACCAGGTTCGGTGGTGACAGCCCCCTTCCCCGTTTGGTTTTCGTGGTTCTGTTGTAATTTTCCAGGTGGATAGTCGCGGCGTACGGGCAAGCAGCACGGGTCACCTCCAATTGGAGTTAGCAAATGACGACAGGGATTTGGAAGGGAGCGCGACAAGTTCCTCAACCTCGGGTGTACACTGATCCAGGTTCTATtctcgggagttggtacctctcGTTCTCTGTTTTCCCTTCCTCTTTTGTTAGCTTCTTGTTGTCATATTAGTCGATACTAGTCTAGTCATAATATTAGCGGGTCTGTAGTTACAACCTGTTTTCTTCGAGTTTGGTCAGTCACTTGTCCTGTGGTAGCGATTTCCCTTTGTCTATGTAttccatttttatttattgtttcttcATTTTCTAAGGTAGATTTCAGTTCAGATTCGTTAGGGTTTTGGGAGCTGCTCTTTTATTTACTGTTTCTAAGGTAGATTTCAGTTCATTTTCTAAATTTGAGGATTCCCTTCCCGCTCTTagccaaaataaataaaacaggAGGATTCCCTTatattctcgttttcttcttctcctttcctggTACATTTTATATTGTTGGGGCTataccagtggtagcggtgatagctccttctggtttttgggtcgtggtattttctgtgttttcaggAATTCTCAGAGTATTGGAGACAAGTGGGGCGCACGAGCACAGTCAAAGGAGAGCAACCTGAGCGAGTGTCAGCAAAAGGCGGTAGGAAGTGGTGCGTGAGCGTACAACTACATCGAGTACAACAAATCAGCCACAGGTTTTAttatcgggagttggtacctcctgttttaccgtttcccttttggtgttagctaaattactgttactttacttcgcaatagttaaaccttttaactaggatactagttaccacttgtttccttctagtttgatttgtgtacgttgtgcactagcgagtcttctctagattgttgtaggtgtagtggctgcagtctgtgatgatagaataagggcatgtcctcgggtggggcagagtgtggggcTGGGTTAGGTGGTGGGTCGGGTAGaaggggaggtagagggggcaagggagcctataggttgagagtcgggtcatggaacataggttcactaacgagtaaatccatagagttggcgaaaatcctgcagaagaggaagattaatatagcgtgtgtctaggagactaggtgggtcggatcgagggcgaaaaacgtggatgggtataagttgtggtactttggtgtcctgaggggtaagaatggagtgagtatcctggtagatagccatcttagagagtccgtggtagaggtcaggcgggtgaatgatagactaatgactattaagttggtggtgggtgagggtattttaaatgtcgttagcgcgtacgcaccgcaAACAGGTTTGGATGAGGATATTAAAAGGCgtttttgggaggggttggatgagattatcgtagtataccgccttctgag is a genomic window containing:
- the LOC107793458 gene encoding calcium-dependent protein kinase 13 — its product is MGNCCISPAAVATEDVKSSNYSGHDHRRKENSGAGKNQKPITVLADVKKSNIEEIYLVDRELGRGEFGITYLCTDRNSSEILACKSISKRKLRTSVDIEDVRREVAIMKHLPLDSSIVRFKEACEDENAVHLVMELCEGGELFDRIVARGHYTERAAAAVMRTVVEVVQLCHKNGVIHRDLKPENFLFANKKENSPLKAIDFGLSIFFQPGERFSEIVGSPYYMAPEVLRRNYGPEIDIWSAGVIMYILLCGVPPFWAESEQGVAQAILRGAIDFKREPWPSISETATNLVQQMLEPDPKLRLTAKQVLEHPWLQNAKKAPNVPLGDVVKSRLKQFSMMNRFKRKALRVIADFLSNEEVEDLKEMFSKIDTDNNGIVSVEELKAGLQKFNSQLAESEIQMLIQAIDTNGKGTLDYGEFIAVSLHLQRMANDEHLHKAFSYFDKDGNGYIEPHELQDALMEDGASDCTNIVNDILQEVDTDKDGCISYEEFVAMMRTGTDWRKASRHYSRGRFNSLSVKLMKDGSLNLGNE